Within Sorangiineae bacterium MSr11367, the genomic segment CGTTCTCCCGCCGCCTCCAACCGCTGCATCGTCCAAGGCGCCGCGCGTTCTCGCGCGCGATGCCATCGTCGGCCACCAGCTCGACGAAACGATTCGCACCGTTGCAGCCGCGTGGGGACGGTTGCATGCGAAGTAATGCCGGTCTGGTGCGGGGTCTGGGGTTTCTCGTCGCAGGCGCCACGGTTTTTGCGGGGCTGACTTTCTCGGCTTCGAATGCAGACGCCTACTGCCGCACGACGACGGACGGGCTGATCTCGGGGTGCAACATCTCCGCGGGCCAATGCTGCACGGTGGGGCGCCCGCTCTACTGGGTGAGCAGCTGCGTCGGTTGGAGCCTGCAGAAAAACGGCACCCGGCAGCTCCCGTACAACACCGCCAAGAACATCATTGGCAATGCCTTCCAGAAGTGGTCGGACGTCCAATGCTCCCGCACGAGCGGCACCGCGAAGGTGACCCTGAATTTCAAGCAGCAGGAGGACGTCGACTGCTCCGAGGTTCGGTACAACAAAGAGGCGAAGAACCAGAACGTCATCGTCTTTCGCGACACCAACTGGGACCACACGGACAGCAGCAACACGCTGGGCCTGACCACCGTGGTGTTCGACCCGAACACGGGTGAGATCTTCGACGCCGACATGGAGCTGAACACGGCGGATCAAACGCTGTCGCTCGATCCGGTTCCACCCAACGGGTACGACTTCGACAGCATCATCACGCACGAGGCGGGCCACTTCCTCGGGCTGGCGCACTCGGGCGATCCCGAGGCGACGATGTACGCGCATTACACGCCCGGTTCGACGAAGATGCGCGATCTGGCGGATGACGACAAAAACGGGATCTGCAGCGCCTACATTTCGGGGACGAGCGAGTACACCAATGGTCGCCGCGTGACCGGCGATGGCGGCACGTTCGTTGCGGCCGGCCCGTGCGATCCCGAGGCGCGGCATGGCTTTTCGACGGCATGCGCCGAGGCGAATCCGAGCAACAAAGGGTGCTCGATCGGGTCGACCGGCGTAGCTTCCGGGCCTGGAGCGGGCATGTTCGCGGCCTTGGGGCTGGTATTCTCGCTCGGTATGGCGCGAAGGTCGCGACGGAGCCGCCGGGAGACATGAAGGGGCACCGGCGGGAATGAGCAGCCGCGGCACGCGCGGGGGGTTGCTCGTCGTTGCCGGAGAAGCGTCGGGAGATCGCGCAGCTGCACGCGTGATGACCGAGCTTACGGAGCTCGTTCCCGGTCGGGACGTGGGCGCGTTCGGTCTGGGCGGACCTGCATTGCAGGCCGCCGGTGTGAGCCTGGTGGCCGACCTTCGGCAGATCACCGCGCTGGGGATCTCCGAGGTGGCCGCCCGGGCGGTGCCGATTGCGCTGGCGCATGCGCGCATCGTGAGCGCGGCGCGAAAACTGCGGCCGCGGGCCGCGTTCCTGGTGAATTACAGCGAGTTCAATACGCTGCTCGCTGGGCGGCTGCATGCCGCAGGGGTGCGGGTCCTCTGGTACATCGCACCGCAGATCTGGGCCTGGCGTGCATCGCGCGCGCAGAGCTTGCGGCGCGCGATCGATCGCATGGCGGTGATTCTGCCCTTCGAGGAGAACCTGTGGCAGCGCGCCGGGGTCGATGCGCACTACGTCGGGCACCCCGCGCGGGAGGCGCCGACGATGGATCGCCGCATCGCGCGCGATGCCCTGGGGCTCACGCCGTACGCGTCCGCGGTGGCGATTCTGCCGGGTAGCCGGCCGCACGAGGTGCGGGCGCACTTGCAGATCATGCTGGAAGCGTACGAGCGCGTGCGCCGCGATCGCGCCAGCCTCGATGCGCGCGTGCTGCTCGCGGCGAGCCTCGACGCGCGGACGAAGGCCTACGCCGAAACGGTGGCGGAAGCCTTCCGCGTGCCTATTTTCTCCGTGGATGCCTATGCCGGCGCCACCCCCGTTCTCGGAGCCTTCGACGCCGCGCTCTCCGCATCCGGCACGGCCGCCCTGGAGGCGGCCCTCGCCCGCGCGGTGCCGGTGGTGGTGTACCGCACGGGCCTGGTGACCGAGCTCGTAGCCCGCACCTGCCTCACCACGAGCCGCATTTCCCTGCCGAACATCTTGCTCGGCCGCACCGCCTTCACCGAGCTCTTGCAGCGCGAGGCCGACGTCCCGCGCGTGGCCAAGGCGTTGGTCGCCACGCTCAACAGCCGGCGCGAGCTGCTCAAGGCGTGCGACGAGGTGGAAGCGATTTTGGGCCTGCCGCGCTCGCCCTCGAAGGAAGTGGCTGGCATGCTCGCGCCTTGGCTCTCGTGAAAAAAGACTCGTTCATCCAGAACACGCGGTTCGCGCTCTTCGCTTTTTCACTGCTCCTGCTCGTCGCGCGTCTCTACGCGGCAAAGACGATAGGCTTCGGCGACAGCGAGGCGCTCTATGCCTCGTACGCGCTGCACCCCGCGCCGGCGTACCTCGATCACCCGGGCCTGGTGGGGCTTTTTGCACGGGCCATCGGGAGCGGCACGGTGCCGACACCGCTCGCTGCGCACTTCGTGACGGCGCTGATGGCCACGCTCTTTCCCTGGATCGTGTACGCGGCCGCGCGAACGATGGGCGCCTCGCAAAACGGTGGCTTCGCCGCGGCGTTGGCCGTGGCCGTCACGCCGGAGATCGGCGTGGGTCTTTTCGCCATGACGCCGGATTTGCTCCTGGCGCTGGCTTGGATCTTTTCGCTCGGCCTGGCAGCGCGCGGCCTCACGGAGAAGCCGTCCAGCGGCGTCGCCGCGGCGTCGTTCGTGGCCTCGGGGCTGCTCGCCGGCGTGGGGGCGACCGCGAAGGTCAGTGGTCTCTTGCTGCTCGCCGCGCTGGTGTGGACCTATGCCTCGCGCGATGCGCGCAGCCACGCCAAGACGATTTGGCCTTGGGCGGGACTCGTCATCGGGACGATCGCCTTCGTGCCCGTGGTGCTCTTCGAGGCGCGCACCGGCTGGCCGATGGTGCACCATCGCTTCGTCGACACACAGGCCGGCTCGGGACCGTCGCTCCTCAACGTGGGCAAGGTGCTCGGCGGGCAGCTCCTCTACGTGTCACCGCTGCTGGCCGTGCTGGCGGTGGTCGCGGCCATCGACTTGTTCCGCCACCGCAAGGACGACGTTCTCGCGGGCATGCTCTTTCGCAGCGCGGCCCTGCCCTTCGTGATCTTGCTGCCGCTCTGCCTCTGGAGCCGCGTCGCCGAGCCGCATTGGCTGGCGCCCCCGCTTCTCGCGTTGCCGCTCCACTTCGCGCGGCGCTTCGAGGGCGCGACCGAGGATGGCTCGCTCTTTCGGTCGCGTCCGCGTTTCTCGCGGGCGGCGGTGTGGGTCGCGGCGATCCTCACGGCGACGGCGCACGCGTGGGTGCTCGTGCCGAACTTCACGCGCATCTTGCCGGCGGCGCTGAAGGCCGATCCGAAGTACGATATTTCGAACGAGCTTTACGGCTGGAAGGATGCCCTCATCTCGATCCGCGATACGGTGACGGAGCAGGCTGGCCGCGGCGACTTCGTCGTATTGGGGCCGCACTGGGTCGTTTGCTCCCAGATCCACGCCGGCCTCGGTGCGGAGGTGCGCGTGGGGTGTGCGACGCCGATCCGTGACGACTTCGACACGTGGGAGCCGCGCGCACGCTGGCAAACGGCGGACAAGGTTCTCTTCGTGACGGACAACCGCTTCGATGTGGATCTGCACACGGTGCTGCCGAATCACGTGGTCGCCCGCCGCTCGCGCGTCAGCGTGTTGCGCGACGGACGCATCGCGCGGACCTTCACCTTGACGCTTCTCGAATCGCGGGCACATTCGTAGGCGCCATGCACCGCGCCCTTTCGAGTTTGTCGCGTTTCGCCGTCATCGTCCCCCTTGCGCTGCTCGCGCCCCTCACCGCCCCTGCGCAGGCCGCCGCGGTGGAAGAAGCGCAAGCCTCCTTCTCCATCGCCAAGGCCCGCACCTTGCCGCTCGGCAGCAAGGTCACCGTGCGTGGGTCCGTGTCGACCCCTTCGGGCGCCTTCGAATCGAGCTTCGGCGACAAGGGCTTCGGCCTGCAAGATGCCACGGCGGGCATCTACGTGAGCTTCGCCACCAACGTGAACACGGCCCCGAACGACGTGGCCCGGGTCACCGGCATCCTCCAGGATCATTCGGGCTTGCTCGTCGTCGTCCCCTCGGCGGCCGATGACGTAAAAATCCACCACGGCGGCCCCGCCACTCGTCCCGAGCGCATCGCGACGGCGGACGTGGGCGAGTCCACCGAGGCGCGCATCGTTCGCGTGGCGGGCACGATCACCGAGGGGCCCATCGACGATGCGCCCTACGGCTTCAAATTCAAGGTCAACGACGGCTCGGGCAACGTCGTCGTTTTCGTGAACGTGCAGACGGGCATCGCGATGAGCAGCCTGCACCTGGGGCAATCCGTGCGCATCACGGGGTTCAGCAGCCAATACGCGGATCACTACGAGATCGATCCGCGCAGCCCAGACGACATCGTCGCACGGCCGTAGGTCGAAAGGTCGCGCGGCGTGGGTCGAAAAGGTGCAGGGCGCGCCAAAAAAGTTTAAGAATGCGCCAATGCGTACCCTTCTTCTCTCGGCCCTTGCATTGGGCGCGTTCACAGCGATCGCTTTTGCGGCCCCTGGCTGCTCGTCGTCGAACGACAACAACGGCGGTTCCGACGGTGGAAGCGGCGAGGATGCGCCCAGCGCCAACCCGCCGAAGCTCGGCTTCACGCCGTCGAATCTGTCGCTCGGCACCATCGACGTCACGGGGCTGGGCGATTTCGTCGCCGACCGTGACTGCACGCTCCGCAGCGACGAGGACGAGAACCCCTGCTCCGAGGCGAACATCACCAAGTTCACGGTGGTGTCGCAGACCGGCGGCGGCCAAAAGGTCGGCGTTTACCTGGCAAAATCGTTCCGCATCAACGCCAACGTGACGGTGAAGACCACGGGCGAATACCCGATTGCGCTGGTGGCTTTGGACAAGATCGAGATCCTTGGGCACCTGGATGCCGCGGCCGTCGGCTACACGCAAGCCGCCGGCGGTGCCGCGAGCAAGGCGACCAATGAAAACGGCGTCGGCAGCGGCGGCGGCGCCGGAGGCAAAGCGGACAGCAACGCCGGCGGCGGCGGCTCCTTCTGCGGCATTGGTGGCAAGGGCCCCGCACAGGCGGGCCTCAACGGCGTTGCGGCGTCGGGCGGCCAGAAATACGGCACGCTGACCTTGATTCCCCTGGTCGGCGGCTCCTCGGGCGGCGCCGGTGCCATCGTATCGGGCGGCGCGGGCGGCGGGGCCATTCAGCTCGTTGCGGCGAACTCGATTGCCATCGGCGCCAGCGGCACCATCAACGTGGGCGGTGGTGGCGGCGCCCGGAGCGGCGCCGACAACGACTCCAAGGATCAAGCCTCCGGCGGTGGGAGCGGCGGCGCGATCTTGCTCGAGGCCGGGCAGGTCGACATCGCGGGCATCCTCGCCGCGAACGGCGGTGGCGGCGGCGGTGGGGGCACCGAGGACGAGCACGACGGCGAAAATGGCACCACCCAGAGGGCGGGCCAAGACGTCGCCGCCGCGAAGGGCGGCAAGTCGAAGACGGACAACCACGGGGGCAACGGCAGCGCGGGCGCGTTCCTCAACGGCGTCGACGGCATCGGCACGAGCGAGGCCACGAGCGCCAGCGGCGGTGCGGGGGGTGGCGGCGGTGGCGCAGGCCGGATCCGCATCAACACGCGCACCGGCGCGGCGACCATCGCGGGCCTCCTCTCGCCCACCCTGGGCAAGACGGAGACCGATTGCACCACGCAAGGCACGCTCACCCCCTGAACCAGCGCCTAACGGGGAGGGTCGGGCGGGTTCGATTCGAGCGCCGGGTTCTCGTGGAATAGGCGCTCGCGGGTCATGGTGGTGGGCTCGAGCTTGCCCGCGTGCAGCTTGCCCACCCGCCTGCCCTTCTCGTCCCAGGACCAATAGGCCTGCGAGGTCATCGTGGCGAGGTTGTCCACGCGGGTGACGGTGAAGCCGTCGGACTCGACCCAGCTCACCATGTAGATATCCGGGGCGACGGCCACCGTTTCGATGTCGACGGTCTCGTTGTTGGATTTGCCAACGACGCCGGTGTACCGCTGCGTCTTGCCGTCGGGTCCGAACTCCAGGAGGAACTTCCGCCCATTGTCCCAGGTGGCGTAGAAGTTCTTCCCGGCGAGGCCTACTCGGGCGCTTCCACCGCATCCCGCGGCGGGAGCCAGGGCAAAGCAAAGAGCAGCGGCGCACGCGATTCTTTGGAAGTCCATCGCGTGTGCACATAGTCGCGCGGTGCGTCCTCCAGAAGGTCGCGAATGCGGCTTTCTGTGGTGCACGTTGGGAACAATACGTGGAGCACTTCGGCGCACACTCGGGGGTTCTCCGGGGCGATGCATGCCATGGCGTCACGTTTGGTAACGTCCAAGCGGTCGTCCGTTATATTGGATATTCGAAATTGGAATTGCGAGATTGCAAAATAGAGATTCACACAATGGAACGATTCAAAGACATCACGACCCAATTTCGGGACATGTCGAGCCCGTCGAGAGGGTCGATCGTGACCTGATCGCAGCGATCCGGTCCGTTAGGATCCAGCGAGACGCAAACGTTTGCCACCCGTCCGGGAAGTCGAGCCGCGGAAGCGCTGACCGCGATCGGGGTCACGGACAGGTTTTTGTTCATACAGAGCCCATGTGGGCCCGGCTGAGTCCTCAAGTTCGAATATCGCTATTTCCAATCAATAAGTGTCTCAACACCAAGATTTCCCGAGGTCTACTAGTGGGCACTGACCTTGCTCTGCGACTTCTCTGTGAGAAACACGAGACCCCACCCGTGGGCGCGCGCAATCTCTGCGCTGAAGTACTCCCTGGTGTTCCTGGTCACGCTGTCGCTCGTCACCGCAGGGTTCTTCCTTCCGGAGACGACCGTCGTCGCATTGGGAGCCGCCGAGAGAAACGCCGTCGCACTGGGTACCCGCGAGAGCGACGAGTGTAGTCAGGTTGACAACGTTGTCTCCCCTTCCAAACGGCCGCATTGCACGGCCCCTGGAAACTGCTTCGTCGCAGGCACATTGGTCGCGACCCCCTCCGGGAACCGGCCCATCGAGAGCCTGGAAGCCGGCGACATGGTGCTCGCACAGAACGAGAACGACGGCGTCGTCGCCGCGCGCCCGGTCGTGCGCACCTTCGTGCGGGGCGCACGCTCGTTGGTCGACGTTCGCATTCTCACCGTCAATGGCGAACGCGAGCGCGTAGAGTCCACACCGGAGCACCCTTACTTTACATTGGACCGCGGGTGGGTGCCTGCAGGTGATTTGGTACCGAATGAACCGCTGCTCGATCGAAGCGGGCGCGAGGTTCGGGTCACCAAGGTCGTACCGGTCGCTCAAGAGGCGACGGTTTACAACTTCGAGGTCGATATCGACCACACGTACTTCGTCGGACTCGCCTCGGTCCTCGTCCACAACCAATGTCAGCTCGATGGCCCCTCGTGGTCGGGCCCTGGCAAGGGAGGAAAGGGCGGTAAAGGAGGAAAGGGCGGCAAGAACAACGGGGGCAACAGCGGGAACAACGGTAAGAACAACAACGGCAAGAACAACGGAGGTAACAACAACGGGGGTAACAACAACGGCAAGAATCCTCCTGGCACGACCGATCGCGGAGATCCCGGCGGCGGCAAGCGCCCGCTCGTCGACTACGACAGCGACAGCGACAGCGATTCCTCGCCCCCTCCCTCCAAGAAGCCGAAGCCCGGCGGTCCGTCGACGACGCCCCCTGGCTCGCCGCCTCCGTCGGCCAAGCCCCCGCCTCCGCCTCCGCCGGCAACGACGACCCCGCCGCCGCCACCCCCTCCCCCGTCGGCGAAACCCCCGCCTCCTCCTCCGCCGCCGGCAACGACCACTGCGCCGCCGCCGCCACCTCCTCCTCCGTCGGCCAAGCCCCCGCCTCCGCCGGCCCCGCCGCCGCCCGCCGGCCCCGCACCCGGCACGCCCGCATGGGGCAACAACAACTGGAACGCCGGTCCCGCCGGCAGCGGCAACAACAACTTCAACGGCCATTGGAACAAGCACAAAAACGAGTTCCCTCCTGGCACGACCGCCACCGACTATGCGAACGAGGCCTCACGCATCACCCATGGCGGGCCCGGTATCCAGAGCAAGCCCCTCGGTGGTGGAAAGACGGCGTACTACGAACCGTCGACCAACTCCTTCGCGGTCGTTGCGGCCAATGGCAAGATCTCGACGCTCTTCAAGCCAGGCGCCGGCCAGTCCTATTACAACAAGCAAAAATGAATCACCCTTGCCCCTGCTGCGGAAACCTCACCCTCTCCGAAGCGCCGCCCAACACGTTCGAAGTTTGCCCGGTGTGCCATTGGGAAGACGACGGCGTGCAGTTCGAAGACCCTGACTTCGAGGGTGGCGCGAACGACGTGTCCCTCCGCACCGCGCGGGCCAACTACGCGGAATTTGCTGCCTCCGATCGACGATTTCTGGACCAAGTACGCAAGCCACACGCTGACGAAATCCCGAAGCAAAACAAACCAGGCCAAACCTGAACCGAACTGACAGGTGTCACGATGAGAACCTTACGAACATTGGTCGCGGAGAAACGCGGCGCTGTGGCCGTCGAGTTCGCACTCGCATTCATGCCACTGGCAATCACATTCTTCTCCTTTACCCAAGTAGGGTTTCTCTACACGGCGCACCTCGTGTTCAAACACGCTGCGCTCGCAGCGGGGCGCGCGGCGATCACCACCGTGGGGCCGTGCAATCCGGGTGAGGAAGTGGACAAGCGCCGCGACCCGCAAGACGTCAAGGATGCCGCGCACGATGCACTCGGCGCCGGCGCGTGGCAGAACAAGTTTGCAAGCTTGGAGGCCGAAGCCTCCTATGGCGGCGGCGACCAATACGGCGACGTGCACACGAAAACGACGGCGCGCTACAAGTGCTCCGTTCCGCTTGGCAATCGCATCGTCTGCACCGGTGGCTACGTGAAGATGGAAGAGGACGTCGTGCTGCCGCATCAGGGCGCGCGCTACAACAACGCAGGAGGGTGCCAGTAACCATGTCGACGATGACGCTCCCCCTCAACGCTCTCAACTCTTCGAAGTCGTCGAATCGGCCGCGCCTCGTGCGGGACGAGAATGGCGCGGTGATGGTGATGGGCCTCTTCATGGCCATCTCCCTCATCGGGTCGCTCTGGTTCATCATGGGCATCGGCGACGCGATCATCATCCGCGACAAGGCCATCGAGGCCGCGGATCACGCGGCGTTTTCGGCCGCCGCCGTGCACGCGCGCGGTATGAACTTCGTCGCGGCGCTGAACCTCATCATGTTCGCGCTCGCGGTCATCTACGTCGTGCTCTGCATCGTGGCCGATGTGCTCATCGCCGTCGGTGCCCTGGGAGGGTTCTCCTATTGGGGCATCATCAAGTCCTGCTTGTTCAACTTCAGTCCGGCCGTCCTCATCCCCGGCGTCGCCGGCATCGCGAACGCCGTGTGCAACACGGGGCATTCGATCGCGAAGGTCGCGGAGAAGTATTCGGACGTTCTGCAGAAAATCTTCATGGGCATCGGCGCACTCGAAGACGTCATCCAGGTGGGTATGCCCATCGCCGCCGAAGCCGCTTCCGTCAACGTGGTGAGCAAATACAAGCCGTACAGCGGCATGATGCTCAGCGCCTCGCTCATCCCCTGCGTCAGCAAAGCCGAGACAACGATGATTGGCCTGCCGCTGACGAAGATGGAGAACTCCTTCCTCTGCGAAAAGGCGTTCAACGAGGTGGAGGCCAAGATCAACGAGTTCGTGCCGCCGCCGGCCGCGCAGTTCCTGAGCTTCGTCATCAATCTGATCCAAGGCTACGTGGTCAACACCCCCTCCGAGGACACGATGATTGGCATCGGCTGCGGCGACTGGGATGACACGAACGTCCACGTGGTGAGCGACGGCGCCGGCAATGGCACGGACGTCATGCAGATGTGGGGCTTGGTCATCGGCGGCACGAAGGACGAGGAGAAAGGCCGCGCCGAGCGTCGCGTGAGCATGTCCAAGAACAAGGGACACAGCACGGAGCAGGAGCTGCCCAAGCAGAAGATCTACTACTCGCAAGCGGAGTACTACTTCGACTGCACCAAGGACTGGACCGACAAGGAGTGCTTCGACGACGACCTGATGAACGCGTCGTTCTCCATGCAATGGCGCGCGCGCCTGCGCCGGGTGTATGCGCCCTCGTTCGGCAACCAGGCCATCGGATTGCTTTCGAGCTTTGCCCTCTCCGGCGGCAACCCCATGGACTTCATGGCCGCGAAGATGAGCGAAAACCCGGCGGCGCAGAAGATGGCCGATTCAATCGACAAGGTTCGAAACGGCGCATTGTCCGGCCCCATGACCGGCACCGGCTTCGGCCAAGGCGCCGACAGTGCGATGAACTTCCTCACCGGCGGCGACAAGCCGATTCACTGAGAGAGCCACCATGAGAAAGCGATCCAAGTCTCACACGAACGAACGGGGCGCCGCGCTGGTGGAAGCGCTCATCGTGATGCCCTTCCTGGTGACCTTCTTGGGCATGATGATCTGGTTTCACAACATCTACAAAGTGAAGCAGGACGTCATGCTCCAGGCGCGCGGGCAGATGCTCTCGTATGCCTCGCATTCGTGCGGCGGCTCCCCGCCGCCGTCGGACGGCAGCGCCAATGGCCTCTACGGCGACGCGCAAAAGGCCCGCAGCGCGAGCGGCGGCGTCAACAGCGCACTGAGCCTCGCCTTCAACGTGCAATCGAAGCATGCCGAGGGAAAGGCCTCCGGCAAGTACCGCACGACCGGCGGCTGGAACAAAACGCTGAACCACGACTCGTACTCGATGTGCAACGAGCGCCGTCTCGACGGCGGGTTGCTCGACCTGCTGCCCTTCGGCATCGGTCTGGCCAAAGGCATGCTCTAGGAGCCCAGGAGATAATCGCATGTTCATCGTAACGATGTTGGCTTGGGGCAAGAGCAAATACGGTTCGAAGCTGCGCTCTTTCTGCCGGCTGGGCGGGTACATGGCCGCGTTGATGGGTGTCGCATTCGCCTTTTCCGCGCACAACGCACACGCAGGCGTCGCCGAGACCGCGCTGAACTTCGGCCGGGACATGATGCCGCTCAAGGACTACCTGCAGGAGCCGACCGCGCTCACCTTGAATGGGCAGAACATGGTTCTCGCCACGGGCATCAGCAACAAGAAGGCGCACGACATCCTCGATGCGTACGAAACGTACTGCCGCACGTCGAAGGAGTCGTTCGGCCAGGAGTGGTCGAACTTGATCGACCAGGACCCGAACGTGAAGAAGCAAGTCGCCTCGAAGTTCAGCGGCTCCTTCGACATGGGCGTCTACCGCACCGAGAAGGCGACGGGCGAGGGCGTGGTCCTCTGCTTCATGCACGGCTCCGAGTCGCAAAAGACCCTGCTCGAGGGACTGCAGTCCTTCGAGCGGACGCACGATCTCGGCTCGCTGGGCAAGGTCCGCTACGCGTACGTGACCACCACGAAGGGCGGCAACTCGATGGTCTTCACGGCGTGGACCGACGACCACTTCCGGCTCGACGCCTTCATGGCCGAGGGCAATCAGGACACCGCGGGCTCGGATCCTGCGGGCATCCCGCGTCCGCCGCACGCGCAGCGGCTGCTCGCCGCGGAGCTTCGGAATGCACCGTTCGGCGCGCACATCTACCGCAGCGCCTCCACGCCGGAGCAGGTTCGCGAGCACTACGACCACGAAATGATGAAGGACGGCTACACGCCCCTCGGGTGGGCCAATGACATGTACGACGCCAAGGCGATGAACCGCATGTACCTCAAAGGTGGCGCACAGATCGCGCTTTCGACGAAGCCCGATGGCGACGGATCCATCGTCTCCATCGGCGAAGTCGGCGCGCCCAACGCGACCGCGGAGCTCGAGGGCCCGGCGCTCCAACTGACCGGCGCACGCAAATGAGAGCGGCAACAGGAACAGGCATGAACAAGAACGTTTCCAAGATCCTCACGACGATCGTCGCGGCCCTCTCACTCTCCGTCCTTTTTGCAACCCAGCCTCGAACCGCCCAGGGCGATCAGGCGGGTGCGTCGGGAAGGGCGTACGCCGAGTGCCGTCTGCGCTGCACCTCCCTTTTCAACGAGTACGCCACCGCGTGCGGCACCGGCACCTGCAAGGAGAAGTGCGCGGGCGCGAAGTCGAAAG encodes:
- the lpxB gene encoding lipid-A-disaccharide synthase, with protein sequence MSSRGTRGGLLVVAGEASGDRAAARVMTELTELVPGRDVGAFGLGGPALQAAGVSLVADLRQITALGISEVAARAVPIALAHARIVSAARKLRPRAAFLVNYSEFNTLLAGRLHAAGVRVLWYIAPQIWAWRASRAQSLRRAIDRMAVILPFEENLWQRAGVDAHYVGHPAREAPTMDRRIARDALGLTPYASAVAILPGSRPHEVRAHLQIMLEAYERVRRDRASLDARVLLAASLDARTKAYAETVAEAFRVPIFSVDAYAGATPVLGAFDAALSASGTAALEAALARAVPVVVYRTGLVTELVARTCLTTSRISLPNILLGRTAFTELLQREADVPRVAKALVATLNSRRELLKACDEVEAILGLPRSPSKEVAGMLAPWLS
- a CDS encoding Hint domain-containing protein codes for the protein MFLVTLSLVTAGFFLPETTVVALGAAERNAVALGTRESDECSQVDNVVSPSKRPHCTAPGNCFVAGTLVATPSGNRPIESLEAGDMVLAQNENDGVVAARPVVRTFVRGARSLVDVRILTVNGERERVESTPEHPYFTLDRGWVPAGDLVPNEPLLDRSGREVRVTKVVPVAQEATVYNFEVDIDHTYFVGLASVLVHNQCQLDGPSWSGPGKGGKGGKGGKGGKNNGGNSGNNGKNNNGKNNGGNNNGGNNNGKNPPGTTDRGDPGGGKRPLVDYDSDSDSDSSPPPSKKPKPGGPSTTPPGSPPPSAKPPPPPPPATTTPPPPPPPPSAKPPPPPPPPATTTAPPPPPPPPSAKPPPPPAPPPPAGPAPGTPAWGNNNWNAGPAGSGNNNFNGHWNKHKNEFPPGTTATDYANEASRITHGGPGIQSKPLGGGKTAYYEPSTNSFAVVAANGKISTLFKPGAGQSYYNKQK
- a CDS encoding glycosyltransferase family 39 protein translates to MKKDSFIQNTRFALFAFSLLLLVARLYAAKTIGFGDSEALYASYALHPAPAYLDHPGLVGLFARAIGSGTVPTPLAAHFVTALMATLFPWIVYAAARTMGASQNGGFAAALAVAVTPEIGVGLFAMTPDLLLALAWIFSLGLAARGLTEKPSSGVAAASFVASGLLAGVGATAKVSGLLLLAALVWTYASRDARSHAKTIWPWAGLVIGTIAFVPVVLFEARTGWPMVHHRFVDTQAGSGPSLLNVGKVLGGQLLYVSPLLAVLAVVAAIDLFRHRKDDVLAGMLFRSAALPFVILLPLCLWSRVAEPHWLAPPLLALPLHFARRFEGATEDGSLFRSRPRFSRAAVWVAAILTATAHAWVLVPNFTRILPAALKADPKYDISNELYGWKDALISIRDTVTEQAGRGDFVVLGPHWVVCSQIHAGLGAEVRVGCATPIRDDFDTWEPRARWQTADKVLFVTDNRFDVDLHTVLPNHVVARRSRVSVLRDGRIARTFTLTLLESRAHS
- a CDS encoding matrixin family metalloprotease, with amino-acid sequence MRSNAGLVRGLGFLVAGATVFAGLTFSASNADAYCRTTTDGLISGCNISAGQCCTVGRPLYWVSSCVGWSLQKNGTRQLPYNTAKNIIGNAFQKWSDVQCSRTSGTAKVTLNFKQQEDVDCSEVRYNKEAKNQNVIVFRDTNWDHTDSSNTLGLTTVVFDPNTGEIFDADMELNTADQTLSLDPVPPNGYDFDSIITHEAGHFLGLAHSGDPEATMYAHYTPGSTKMRDLADDDKNGICSAYISGTSEYTNGRRVTGDGGTFVAAGPCDPEARHGFSTACAEANPSNKGCSIGSTGVASGPGAGMFAALGLVFSLGMARRSRRSRRET